One window from the genome of Malus domestica chromosome 01, GDT2T_hap1 encodes:
- the LOC103438593 gene encoding uncharacterized protein, which translates to MQPSHLRFTIHGLWPANKSSSSSLNCMGDAFNVNEMDDALKKDLLSSWWDWKDGNHVEFWQREYDKHGKCSDNVFPKSKYFRKTLATYRDFDIAQILQKANIVPQPLQPKMSLYKLYSIDQITKAIESETGGHSVNIRCYQQEQKKSKKSKKGSNLLIFLAQVALCYDESGNNRIDCDPGQTTSCKFNGGDPETAPSIAHIKLW; encoded by the exons ATGCAACCATCTCATCTTCGGTTCACTATTCATGGTCTCTGGCCTGCGAATAAATCATCCTCTTCATCCCTTAACTGCATGGGGGATGCCTTTAATGTGAATGAG ATGGATGATGCACTGAAAAAGGACCTACTCAGTTCGTGGTGGGACTGGAAAGATGGGAACCATGTCGAATTCTGGCAAAGAGAGTATGATAAGCACGGAAAGTGCTCCGACAATGTGTTCCCGAAGAGCAAGTACTTCCGGAAGACCCTAGCGACGTACCGTGATTTTGATATAGCTCAAATCCTGCAGAAGGCTAATATTGTACCCCAACCACTTCAGCCCAAGATGTCGTTGTACAAATTGTACTCCATCGATCAGATAACAAAGGCCATTGAGTCCGAAACCGGCGGACATTCCGTCAATATCAGATGCTATCAACAAGAACAGAAGAAGAGCAAGAAGAGCAAGAAGGGAAGTAATCTATTAATATTTTTGGCCCAAGTCGCCCTCTGCTATGATGAATCTGGCAATAACAGAATTGACTGTGATCCAGGCCAAACAACCAGTTGCAAGTTTAACGGCGGAGACCCGGAAACTGCACCAAGTATAGCCCACATAAAGCTATGGTAA